In Promicromonospora sp. Populi, one genomic interval encodes:
- a CDS encoding LLM class flavin-dependent oxidoreductase, translating to MTNHRPGKLNLNAFLMSSGHHEASWRLPESGPDATGHDIAHLRRLAQIAEAGRLDSIFFADSPGLFGDVGRRPAGTLDPLIVLTAIAAVTERIGLIATASTTYNSPYNLARRFASIDHVSAGRAGWNVVTTAGPDVARNFGLDDQPAHAVRYERAAEFLDVAVKLWDSWEDDAIVADKASGVWADAAKVHPPQHVGQHFSVAGALNVPRSPQGRPLIVQAGSSEDGRGLAARYAEAVFTAHQTLADAQVFYRDLKARAVAVGRDADSVRILPGIVPVIGATAAEAQEKERELDELIQPEYAQRQLARTLRLDPEDLPLDRELPDDLPDEDQIEGAKSRYTLIVELARRERLTVRQLIGRLGGGRGHRTFAGTPEQVADALQEWYDAEAADGFNIMPAALPSGLEQFTTHVLPILRDRGLFRHDYEGTTLRDHYGLARPANQYTTARHTPAEYTTTAVGA from the coding sequence ATGACCAACCACCGTCCCGGAAAGCTCAACCTCAACGCGTTCCTCATGAGCAGCGGCCACCACGAGGCGTCCTGGCGGCTGCCGGAGAGCGGCCCGGACGCCACCGGCCACGACATCGCCCACCTGCGCCGCCTGGCGCAGATCGCCGAGGCGGGCAGGCTCGACTCCATCTTCTTCGCGGACAGCCCGGGCCTCTTCGGCGACGTCGGACGACGGCCCGCGGGCACCCTCGACCCGCTCATCGTGCTCACGGCCATCGCGGCGGTCACCGAGCGGATCGGGCTCATCGCCACGGCGTCGACCACCTACAACTCCCCGTACAACCTGGCCCGGCGGTTCGCCTCGATCGACCACGTCTCGGCGGGCCGTGCCGGCTGGAACGTGGTGACGACGGCGGGCCCGGACGTCGCCCGGAACTTCGGCCTGGACGACCAGCCCGCGCACGCCGTGCGCTACGAGCGGGCGGCGGAGTTTCTCGACGTCGCGGTCAAGCTCTGGGACTCGTGGGAGGACGACGCGATAGTCGCCGACAAGGCCTCGGGCGTCTGGGCGGACGCCGCCAAGGTCCACCCGCCGCAGCACGTGGGGCAGCACTTCTCGGTAGCGGGGGCGCTCAACGTGCCCCGGTCGCCGCAGGGGCGGCCGCTGATCGTGCAGGCCGGTTCGTCCGAGGACGGCAGGGGCCTGGCGGCCCGGTACGCCGAGGCAGTGTTCACCGCACACCAGACGCTCGCCGACGCCCAGGTGTTCTACCGGGACCTCAAGGCGCGAGCCGTGGCCGTCGGGCGGGACGCGGACAGCGTGCGCATCCTGCCGGGAATCGTGCCGGTGATCGGCGCGACCGCGGCCGAGGCTCAGGAGAAGGAGCGTGAGCTCGACGAGCTCATCCAGCCCGAGTACGCGCAGCGCCAGCTCGCCCGCACGCTGCGGCTCGATCCGGAGGACCTGCCGCTGGACCGCGAGCTGCCGGACGACCTGCCCGACGAGGACCAGATCGAGGGAGCGAAGAGCCGCTACACACTCATCGTGGAGCTGGCGCGGCGGGAACGGCTGACGGTCCGGCAGCTCATCGGCCGGCTCGGCGGAGGGCGTGGGCACCGCACCTTCGCGGGCACCCCGGAGCAGGTAGCCGACGCGCTCCAGGAGTGGTACGACGCCGAGGCGGCCGACGGCTTCAACATCATGCCCGCCGCGCTGCCGTCCGGGCTGGAGCAGTTCACCACGCACGTGCTCCCGATCCTCCGGGACCGCGGGCTGTTCCGGCACGACTACGAGGGCACCACCCTGCGTGACCACTACGGCCTGGCCCGGCCGGCGAACCAGTACACGACGGCGCGGCACACACCTGCTGAGTACACGACGACCGCGGTGGGAGCCTGA
- a CDS encoding ricin-type beta-trefoil lectin domain protein, with amino-acid sequence MYDQATPRRRPPVGLLVWVLAAVLLLAAVAGTVWVLNRDLSPEDTSAQSSTGPSASAIASTPEASPVSTPATPEPTPSPSAPSPPPEPTPVTLQGVASGRCLDVPGGGAVDGAALQIYDCNGSAAQQWTASAAGELRVLGTMCLDDPSAGQPGAAATIWTCHGAANQQWAPQADGTVRNVATGLCLDVANALVDNATPAIMYSCHAGPNQQWHVG; translated from the coding sequence GTGTACGACCAAGCCACGCCGCGCCGGCGCCCACCTGTTGGCCTGCTCGTGTGGGTGCTTGCCGCCGTGCTGCTGCTCGCCGCGGTGGCGGGCACGGTCTGGGTGCTGAACCGTGACTTGTCCCCGGAGGACACGTCCGCGCAGAGCTCGACGGGGCCGAGCGCGTCGGCGATCGCGAGCACACCCGAAGCGAGCCCGGTGAGCACCCCCGCGACCCCGGAGCCGACACCCTCCCCGAGCGCCCCATCTCCGCCGCCGGAGCCGACACCCGTCACGCTGCAGGGTGTGGCCTCCGGCCGGTGCCTCGACGTGCCTGGCGGAGGCGCCGTGGACGGTGCGGCGCTGCAGATCTACGACTGCAACGGGTCAGCGGCCCAGCAGTGGACGGCGTCGGCCGCCGGGGAGCTGCGGGTTCTGGGCACCATGTGCCTCGACGACCCGAGCGCCGGGCAGCCGGGCGCCGCCGCCACGATCTGGACGTGCCACGGCGCCGCCAACCAGCAGTGGGCCCCGCAGGCCGACGGCACCGTGCGCAACGTCGCCACCGGGCTGTGCCTGGACGTCGCGAACGCCCTGGTCGACAACGCGACACCCGCGATCATGTACAGCTGCCACGCTGGGCCCAACCAGCAGTGGCACGTGGGCTGA
- the helR gene encoding RNA polymerase recycling motor ATPase HelR yields the protein MTSPDLKSLSTATSESTAVFDLPGRLAAKADPTLTAADERHFADIATTLEQSIADLTERLDAARRLPATMGQAAVERDQEVHRLTSRLRTMRRFGVDLCLGRMISVEAGIGPVYVGRLGLTDSAGRRLLIDWRSPAAEPFFGATHADPMGLASRRRYRWTRGRVTDFWDEVFTPDLLGSGAQDGAEGPSGSAAYAALDDQSAFIASLGGERSDRMRDVLGTIQADQDAIIRAGSRGALVVDGGPGTGKTVVALHRTAYLLYSDPRLGHRRGGVLFVGPHQPYLAYVSDVLPSLGEEGVQTCTVRDLVPEGRTAPAERDPEVARLKADARMVAAIEPAVRLYETPPKEGMAVAAPWGDVWVSTADWAEAFGVVEAGTAHNEARDQVWAALLTILTDKVKADDGDGDGSDDEGGWSEDRWSEDGAEPSDDLPADWRDWTEDRLEDQFDAYGQQEVDPTAPVRAALAGNRDLARAFDRAWPLLEPMDIVGDLWEVPAYLRMCAPWLEPDAAARLRRDEPKAWTGSDLPILDAARRRIGDPEASRRRRRAEAAAAAERARMADVVDDLIATDDSDMGVMQMLHGQDLREALLDGAAVPATADPDLLAGPFAHIVVDEAQELTDAEWQMLLARCPSRSLTVVGDRAQARHGFAESWTERLGRVGLGRIETMSLGINYRTPAEIMAEAEPVIRAALPDANVPTSVRSSGFPVLHGAAAQLGPILEDWLAEHTDGTACVISTRDDLAIGATPRVRLLTPELSKGLEFDLVVLVDPESFGADKGAGDQGTGRGVGIERAVDRYVAMTRATQRLVILTTV from the coding sequence ATGACCAGTCCTGACCTGAAGAGCCTGTCCACTGCTACCTCCGAGTCGACCGCCGTGTTCGACCTTCCAGGCCGGCTCGCCGCCAAGGCCGACCCCACGCTGACCGCCGCCGACGAGCGGCACTTCGCGGACATCGCCACCACCCTCGAGCAGTCGATCGCCGACCTCACAGAGCGTCTCGACGCCGCGCGCAGGCTGCCCGCGACCATGGGGCAGGCGGCGGTGGAGCGGGACCAGGAGGTCCACCGGCTGACCTCGCGCCTGCGCACCATGCGCCGCTTCGGCGTGGACCTGTGCCTCGGGCGCATGATCAGCGTCGAGGCGGGCATCGGGCCCGTATACGTCGGGCGCCTCGGCCTCACCGACAGCGCGGGGCGCCGGCTGCTGATCGACTGGCGGTCCCCGGCGGCGGAACCGTTCTTCGGCGCTACGCACGCCGACCCGATGGGGCTGGCGAGCCGCCGCCGCTACCGCTGGACCCGCGGCCGGGTCACCGACTTCTGGGACGAGGTGTTCACCCCGGACCTCCTGGGCTCCGGTGCCCAGGACGGCGCTGAAGGCCCCAGCGGCTCCGCGGCCTACGCCGCCCTCGACGACCAGTCGGCGTTCATCGCGAGCCTGGGTGGTGAGCGGTCGGACCGGATGCGCGACGTGCTCGGCACCATCCAGGCCGACCAGGACGCCATCATCCGCGCGGGCTCCCGCGGCGCACTTGTCGTCGACGGCGGTCCGGGCACCGGCAAGACCGTCGTCGCGCTGCACCGGACCGCCTACCTGCTGTACTCGGACCCGCGCCTCGGGCACCGGCGGGGCGGCGTGCTGTTCGTCGGCCCGCACCAGCCGTACCTGGCGTACGTCTCGGACGTGCTGCCCAGCCTCGGCGAGGAGGGGGTGCAGACGTGCACCGTGCGTGACCTCGTCCCCGAGGGGCGGACGGCGCCCGCCGAGCGCGACCCGGAGGTCGCCCGGCTGAAGGCGGACGCCCGGATGGTGGCCGCGATCGAGCCGGCCGTCCGGCTCTACGAGACTCCGCCGAAGGAGGGAATGGCTGTCGCCGCGCCCTGGGGCGACGTCTGGGTCAGCACAGCGGACTGGGCCGAGGCGTTCGGGGTCGTCGAGGCCGGCACGGCGCACAACGAGGCCCGGGACCAGGTCTGGGCGGCGCTGCTGACGATCCTGACGGACAAGGTCAAGGCTGACGACGGGGACGGGGACGGGAGCGACGACGAGGGCGGATGGTCCGAGGACCGCTGGTCCGAGGACGGCGCCGAGCCCTCGGACGATCTGCCCGCCGACTGGCGGGACTGGACCGAGGACCGGTTAGAGGACCAGTTCGATGCCTACGGGCAGCAGGAGGTCGATCCGACCGCTCCGGTCCGGGCAGCGCTGGCGGGCAACCGGGACCTCGCGCGCGCCTTCGACCGGGCGTGGCCCCTGCTGGAGCCGATGGACATCGTCGGCGACCTGTGGGAGGTGCCCGCCTACCTGCGGATGTGCGCCCCCTGGCTGGAGCCCGACGCCGCGGCGCGGCTCCGGCGGGACGAGCCGAAAGCCTGGACGGGGTCCGACCTGCCGATCCTGGACGCGGCCCGACGGCGGATCGGTGACCCGGAGGCCTCGCGCCGCCGTCGTCGAGCGGAGGCCGCGGCCGCCGCCGAGCGGGCCCGGATGGCCGACGTCGTGGACGACCTGATCGCCACCGACGACTCCGACATGGGCGTGATGCAGATGCTGCACGGCCAGGACCTGCGCGAGGCCCTGCTCGACGGCGCCGCCGTGCCGGCGACCGCGGACCCAGACCTGCTCGCCGGGCCGTTCGCGCACATCGTCGTCGACGAGGCCCAGGAGCTGACCGACGCGGAGTGGCAGATGCTGCTGGCGCGCTGCCCGTCCCGCAGCCTGACGGTGGTGGGCGACCGCGCCCAGGCCCGGCACGGCTTCGCCGAGTCGTGGACCGAGCGCCTGGGGAGGGTCGGCCTGGGCCGGATCGAGACGATGTCCCTGGGCATCAACTACCGGACGCCCGCAGAGATCATGGCTGAGGCCGAACCGGTCATCCGCGCCGCGCTCCCGGACGCCAACGTGCCGACGTCGGTGCGCAGCAGCGGTTTCCCGGTGCTGCACGGCGCCGCCGCACAGCTCGGCCCGATCCTGGAGGACTGGCTCGCCGAGCACACCGACGGGACGGCGTGCGTCATCAGCACCCGGGACGACCTGGCGATCGGTGCCACGCCCCGCGTGCGGTTGCTCACCCCGGAGCTGTCGAAGGGGCTCGAGTTCGACCTGGTTGTGCTCGTGGACCCGGAGTCATTCGGCGCGGACAAGGGCGCGGGCGACCAGGGAACGGGCAGGGGAGTGGGGATCGAGCGGGCGGTCGACCGCTACGTCGCGATGACCCGGGCGACCCAGCGCCTCGTCATCCTCACGACCGTGTAA
- a CDS encoding GntR family transcriptional regulator: MSQPLYLEVYEKLRGEIHAGTYGVGDRMPAEAELTKQLGVSAITLKRAMDLLRDDGYITRRPRLGTVVVSETATAAAQAGPGPAPLIGCVLTDFDDTFGTRVLTGLLDSSGTVANLVVKRSLGDREAEDDLVRALVADGVQGLILEPSSSQYVAPAVLELITQSFPVAIVDRVFDGVPVSSVCSDNVSAGRQAAEYLFSRGYDHLGLVSASSTVSTVQDRLDGVVDAHATRGVPFDPVHQFRQSRSTVPGTDVAPDDDIAELEKFLAANPGLTGLVVTEHNIAVLVREAAQRVGRSIPGDLGIVCFDQPDVFYDGARYRFTHLRQDQTRMGSEAVDLVLAQLRGAGQVTKVTLPTELVPGSSTR; this comes from the coding sequence GTGAGCCAGCCGCTCTACCTCGAGGTGTACGAGAAGCTCCGCGGCGAGATCCACGCGGGCACGTACGGCGTCGGCGACCGGATGCCGGCCGAGGCCGAGCTGACCAAGCAGCTCGGGGTGAGCGCCATCACCCTCAAACGCGCGATGGACCTGCTGCGCGACGACGGTTACATCACCCGCCGCCCCCGCCTGGGCACGGTGGTCGTGAGCGAGACCGCGACGGCCGCCGCCCAGGCGGGCCCGGGACCGGCGCCCCTGATCGGGTGCGTCCTGACGGACTTCGACGACACCTTCGGCACGCGGGTCCTGACCGGGCTGCTCGACTCGTCCGGAACGGTCGCGAACCTCGTGGTCAAGCGCAGCCTCGGCGACCGTGAGGCGGAGGACGACCTGGTGCGGGCGCTCGTGGCCGACGGCGTCCAGGGGCTGATCCTGGAGCCGAGCTCGTCGCAGTACGTCGCCCCGGCGGTCCTGGAGCTCATCACCCAGTCGTTCCCCGTGGCCATCGTGGACCGGGTGTTCGACGGCGTCCCGGTCTCCTCGGTCTGCTCGGACAACGTCTCGGCGGGGCGCCAGGCCGCCGAGTACCTGTTCTCCCGCGGGTACGACCACCTGGGGCTCGTCTCGGCGTCGAGCACCGTGTCCACCGTGCAGGACCGGCTCGACGGCGTGGTCGACGCCCACGCGACCCGGGGCGTCCCGTTCGACCCGGTCCACCAGTTCCGGCAGTCTCGCTCCACGGTCCCGGGCACCGACGTCGCGCCCGACGACGACATCGCCGAGCTGGAGAAGTTCCTCGCCGCCAACCCGGGCCTGACCGGGCTCGTGGTGACCGAGCACAACATCGCCGTCCTGGTGCGGGAGGCCGCGCAGCGGGTGGGCCGGTCCATCCCCGGCGACCTGGGCATCGTCTGCTTCGACCAACCGGACGTGTTCTACGACGGCGCGCGCTACCGGTTCACGCACCTCCGGCAGGACCAGACCCGCATGGGGAGCGAGGCGGTCGACCTCGTGCTCGCCCAGCTCCGGGGCGCCGGGCAGGTCACCAAGGTGACGCTGCCGACCGAGCTGGTGCCGGGGAGCTCGACCCGGTAG
- a CDS encoding glycoside hydrolase family 76 protein: MTTLRRAWVFLTAIAVLGGLQPVAVAQAAPPSGATSGAADVARARVATEVLMDSYDPEKAWFPSSWWNSAVALQTVGDYMARTGDRSYVDELDRSFETNKGPFPAGERSTDEIYGNFTSRAIDDAGWWALNWVGAYDLTGDQKYLDMAGTIGEFMHGFWDTSTCGGGIWWNEERTYKNAVTNGQWVRLTAELHNRIPGDTVWLDRSQEAWDWYVDSGMINAQGLVNDGLRDDCTSNDDTVWTYNQGLAIGAPLELWRATGDPSLLAEAQRLADAALDSEVLVQDGVLTEWCEAAGRSCDDNQKQFKGIFLRYLMDLADTTGEARYQEFVDRQAESIWVNDRDSSERLGLRWAGSPSPERPNVFDWRTQASALSALIADVPQEAPRRSLSATMSPAQLVVMPSPGAASALQTEVQVAATAERRRPVRVDVRATGPDGWRVTPARSRVTVVPGAGGTPGRVSVPLAVAVPAGAADGSYPLTVRVTAGHGLSYTTRVTIQVAGTVDFDAGTTQEAAWLWDAGGSGLSQGGSRFADGTSHFIYKLPFPAEATSAEATLTIDNQYVVQVGPDGETWTTVLAEDDPIRDGSNRADHTLDLTPHLGPDKAVYIRVTDAFTQDGWGGGVYHVTASYGTD, encoded by the coding sequence ATGACGACTCTGCGTCGTGCCTGGGTTTTCCTGACAGCCATCGCCGTGCTGGGCGGCCTGCAGCCGGTCGCCGTCGCGCAAGCTGCTCCGCCGTCCGGAGCGACATCCGGTGCGGCCGACGTGGCGCGGGCCCGGGTGGCCACCGAGGTGCTGATGGACTCCTACGACCCGGAGAAGGCCTGGTTCCCGTCGAGCTGGTGGAACTCCGCCGTCGCGCTGCAGACGGTCGGTGACTACATGGCGCGCACCGGCGACCGGAGCTACGTCGACGAGCTGGACAGAAGCTTCGAGACCAACAAGGGCCCGTTCCCGGCCGGCGAGCGGTCGACCGACGAGATCTACGGCAACTTCACGAGCCGGGCCATCGACGACGCCGGCTGGTGGGCCCTGAACTGGGTGGGCGCCTACGACCTGACCGGCGATCAGAAGTACCTGGACATGGCCGGCACGATCGGCGAGTTCATGCACGGTTTCTGGGACACCAGCACGTGCGGCGGCGGCATCTGGTGGAACGAGGAGCGGACCTACAAGAACGCCGTCACCAACGGCCAGTGGGTCCGGTTGACCGCCGAGCTGCACAACCGCATCCCCGGCGACACCGTCTGGCTGGACCGGTCCCAGGAGGCCTGGGACTGGTACGTGGACAGCGGCATGATCAACGCCCAGGGCCTGGTCAACGACGGGCTCAGGGACGACTGCACCAGCAACGACGACACCGTGTGGACCTACAACCAGGGCCTGGCGATCGGCGCCCCGCTGGAGCTGTGGCGGGCTACCGGCGACCCGTCGCTGCTGGCCGAAGCGCAGCGGCTGGCCGACGCGGCGCTCGACTCCGAGGTGCTGGTCCAGGACGGGGTGCTGACCGAGTGGTGCGAGGCGGCCGGCCGGTCCTGCGACGACAACCAGAAGCAGTTCAAGGGCATCTTCCTGCGTTACCTGATGGACCTGGCCGACACCACGGGCGAGGCGCGGTACCAGGAGTTCGTCGACCGGCAGGCCGAGAGCATCTGGGTGAACGACCGCGACTCCTCCGAGCGGCTGGGCCTGCGCTGGGCCGGGAGCCCGAGCCCGGAGCGGCCCAACGTGTTCGACTGGCGCACCCAGGCCAGCGCGCTCAGCGCGCTGATCGCCGACGTACCGCAGGAGGCCCCGCGTCGGTCGCTGTCCGCCACCATGTCCCCGGCGCAGCTGGTGGTGATGCCCAGCCCGGGTGCCGCCTCCGCTCTGCAGACCGAGGTCCAGGTGGCGGCGACGGCGGAGCGCCGGCGGCCGGTGCGCGTGGACGTGCGCGCCACCGGACCGGACGGCTGGCGGGTGACGCCCGCCCGGAGCCGCGTCACGGTGGTCCCGGGCGCCGGTGGTACGCCGGGGCGCGTGAGCGTCCCGCTGGCCGTGGCGGTGCCGGCCGGTGCCGCGGACGGCAGCTACCCCCTGACCGTGCGGGTCACCGCCGGGCATGGGCTCAGCTACACCACCCGGGTCACCATCCAGGTAGCGGGCACCGTCGACTTCGACGCCGGGACCACCCAGGAGGCTGCCTGGCTCTGGGACGCGGGTGGCTCCGGCCTGAGCCAGGGCGGGAGCCGGTTCGCGGACGGCACCAGCCACTTCATCTACAAGCTCCCGTTCCCCGCCGAGGCCACCTCGGCCGAGGCGACCCTGACGATCGACAACCAGTACGTGGTCCAGGTCGGGCCCGACGGCGAGACCTGGACAACGGTCCTGGCAGAGGACGACCCGATCCGGGACGGCTCCAACCGGGCCGACCACACCCTCGACCTGACGCCGCACCTCGGCCCGGACAAGGCGGTCTACATCCGGGTGACCGACGCCTTCACGCAGGACGGCTGGGGCGGCGGGGTCTACCACGTCACCGCGAGCTACGGGACGGACTGA
- a CDS encoding LLM class flavin-dependent oxidoreductase → MADDILWYIPNQTHPGHRGDDAAAGHNSLDTLTEHATRLEEHGWDGALLGTSWGRPDTFTVATALAARTTTFEPLIAVRPGYWRPAHLASAAATLDHLSGGRVRINIVSGQDDLAAYGDAEGDQAHRYARTKEFLQIVRRLWTQESVTYAGEHFQVTDSTLDLRPLARPGRAHPRLYFGGASAAAERVAATEADVQLFWGEPLDGIAERIDRLRTLQAELGREHAPLEFGLRITTFVRDTTEEAWADAEAKVAQLSASADHEQPGGRRWGKRSAVGQQRLLDLAERGDVLDDILYTAPGRAGGGGAGTTWLVGTAKEVAEGLRKYERLGVTHFVLSDTPYLPEIERQGRELVPLLRG, encoded by the coding sequence ATGGCCGACGACATCCTCTGGTACATCCCCAACCAGACCCACCCCGGCCACCGCGGGGACGACGCCGCGGCGGGTCACAACAGCCTCGACACGCTGACCGAGCACGCCACCCGGCTGGAGGAGCACGGCTGGGACGGCGCCCTGCTCGGCACAAGCTGGGGCCGGCCGGACACGTTCACCGTGGCCACCGCCCTGGCCGCGCGGACCACGACGTTCGAGCCGCTCATCGCGGTCCGGCCGGGGTACTGGCGGCCGGCGCACCTGGCGTCGGCCGCGGCGACGCTCGACCACCTGTCGGGCGGGCGCGTGCGGATCAACATCGTCTCGGGGCAGGACGACCTCGCCGCGTACGGGGACGCCGAGGGCGACCAGGCCCACCGGTACGCCCGCACCAAGGAGTTCCTGCAGATCGTGCGCCGGCTGTGGACGCAGGAGTCGGTCACCTACGCAGGCGAGCACTTCCAGGTCACCGACTCGACCCTGGACCTGCGACCGCTCGCCCGGCCGGGCCGGGCCCATCCCCGGCTCTACTTCGGCGGGGCCTCCGCGGCAGCCGAGCGCGTCGCCGCCACCGAGGCGGACGTCCAGCTCTTCTGGGGCGAGCCGCTGGACGGCATCGCCGAACGGATAGACCGTCTGCGCACCCTGCAGGCGGAGCTCGGGCGCGAGCACGCGCCCCTGGAGTTCGGCCTGCGCATCACGACGTTCGTGCGGGACACGACGGAGGAGGCGTGGGCCGACGCCGAGGCCAAGGTCGCTCAGCTCTCCGCCAGCGCCGACCACGAGCAGCCAGGCGGTCGGCGCTGGGGCAAGCGCTCCGCCGTCGGGCAGCAACGACTGCTCGACCTCGCGGAACGAGGCGACGTCCTGGACGACATCCTCTACACGGCGCCAGGACGCGCCGGGGGTGGCGGAGCGGGGACAACCTGGCTCGTCGGGACGGCGAAGGAGGTCGCCGAGGGCTTGAGGAAGTACGAGCGGCTGGGCGTGACCCACTTCGTCCTGTCCGACACCCCGTATCTCCCCGAGATCGAGCGGCAGGGACGGGAGCTGGTGCCGCTGCTCCGCGGCTGA
- the recQ gene encoding DNA helicase RecQ, translating to MVPTMTTTATALDVLRDVFGYAAFRGEQQAIIDTVVDGGDALVLMPTGGGKSLCYQIPALVRHGTGVVISPLIALMQDQVDALDALGVRAGFLNSTQNPDERRQVEQAYRSGELDLLYLAPERLGVESTARLLDQGTIALFAIDEAHCVSQWGHDFRPDYLRLSELAERWPGVPRIALTATATQHTREEIATRLGLTEARHFVASFDRPNITYRVVPKDNPGRQLLDLLRTEHPGDAGIVYCLSRASVEKTAQQLTDQGIRALPYHAGLPAHVRSANQSTFLREDGVIMVATIAFGMGIDKPDVRFVAHLDLPKSVEGYYQETGRAGRDGLPSTAWLAYGLADVVQQRKMIAESEGDLTHRRRLSAHLDAMLALCETVECRRAQLLRYFGQDHPGTCGACDTCQNPPEAWDGTVPAQKLLSAVFRLDRERNQRFGVGHVVDILRGKSTPKITQWGHDELTVFGVGEDLAEGEWRSVARQLLAMGLLEVDANHGTLLLTDASAEVLGRKREVRLRRDPAPAAGSTRRSARSGGPRPEAATLSSADQEVFERLRAWRAAAAKEQGVPAYVVFHDATLRVVAAEKPADLDALSGISGVGQAKLDRYGEGILTALHDPE from the coding sequence ATGGTCCCGACGATGACCACCACCGCTACCGCGCTCGACGTGCTGCGTGACGTCTTCGGCTACGCCGCCTTCCGCGGCGAGCAGCAGGCGATCATCGACACGGTGGTCGACGGCGGGGACGCCCTCGTGCTCATGCCGACCGGCGGCGGCAAGTCGCTGTGCTATCAGATCCCCGCGCTGGTGCGGCACGGCACCGGCGTCGTCATCTCGCCCCTGATCGCCCTCATGCAGGACCAGGTGGACGCCCTCGACGCGCTCGGTGTCCGGGCCGGCTTCCTGAACTCCACGCAGAACCCGGACGAGCGGCGCCAGGTGGAGCAGGCCTACCGCTCCGGCGAGCTCGATCTGCTGTACCTGGCGCCGGAACGGCTCGGCGTCGAGTCCACCGCCCGACTCCTCGACCAGGGCACCATCGCGCTGTTCGCCATCGACGAGGCGCACTGCGTGTCCCAGTGGGGCCACGACTTCCGCCCTGACTACCTGCGCCTGAGCGAGCTGGCCGAGCGCTGGCCCGGTGTCCCGCGCATCGCGCTGACCGCCACCGCGACCCAGCACACCCGCGAGGAGATCGCCACCCGCCTCGGGCTGACCGAGGCCCGGCACTTCGTCGCCAGCTTCGACCGGCCGAACATCACCTACCGCGTCGTACCCAAGGACAACCCGGGCCGGCAGCTGCTGGATCTGCTGCGCACCGAGCACCCGGGCGACGCCGGGATCGTGTACTGCCTGTCCCGCGCGTCGGTGGAGAAGACCGCCCAGCAGCTCACCGACCAGGGCATCCGCGCCCTGCCGTACCACGCGGGGCTGCCCGCCCACGTGCGCTCGGCCAACCAGTCGACGTTCCTGCGCGAGGACGGCGTGATCATGGTCGCGACCATCGCGTTCGGCATGGGCATCGACAAGCCCGACGTCCGCTTCGTCGCCCACCTCGACCTGCCCAAGTCGGTGGAGGGCTACTACCAGGAGACCGGCCGCGCCGGGCGCGACGGCCTGCCGTCGACGGCGTGGCTCGCCTACGGGCTGGCCGACGTCGTGCAGCAGCGCAAGATGATCGCCGAGTCCGAGGGCGACCTGACGCACCGCCGCCGGCTCTCGGCCCATCTGGACGCGATGCTGGCGCTGTGCGAGACCGTCGAGTGCCGCCGCGCACAGCTCCTGCGCTACTTCGGCCAGGACCACCCCGGCACGTGCGGAGCCTGCGACACCTGCCAGAACCCACCCGAGGCCTGGGACGGCACCGTCCCCGCCCAGAAGCTCCTGTCCGCCGTGTTCCGCCTGGACCGCGAGCGCAACCAGCGCTTCGGCGTCGGGCACGTGGTCGACATCCTGCGGGGCAAGTCCACGCCGAAGATCACGCAGTGGGGGCACGACGAGCTCACGGTGTTCGGTGTCGGTGAGGACCTGGCCGAGGGCGAATGGCGGTCCGTGGCGCGGCAGCTCCTGGCCATGGGGCTGCTGGAGGTGGACGCCAACCACGGCACGCTGCTGCTGACGGACGCCAGCGCGGAGGTGCTGGGCCGGAAGCGCGAGGTGCGGCTGCGGCGCGATCCTGCCCCGGCGGCCGGCAGCACGCGCAGGTCCGCACGTTCGGGCGGCCCACGTCCGGAGGCGGCCACGCTGTCGAGCGCGGACCAGGAGGTCTTCGAGCGGCTGCGCGCGTGGCGGGCGGCGGCCGCGAAGGAGCAGGGGGTGCCCGCGTACGTCGTGTTCCACGACGCGACGCTGCGGGTGGTGGCTGCCGAGAAGCCCGCGGACCTGGACGCGCTGAGCGGGATCAGCGGCGTCGGCCAGGCCAAGCTGGACCGCTACGGCGAGGGCATCCTGACGGCGCTACACGACCCGGAGTGA
- a CDS encoding heme-degrading domain-containing protein, giving the protein MSELDVPAAVAEVEAQEAELVLTTFTHEQAWALGARLVELATERALPVTIDIRKGTQQVFHAARPGTTPDNDSWIERKVAVVYRFGASSYLVGLRARAKGSDFNTVHGLPLQEYAAHGGAFPVRVAGVGIVGVVTVSGLAQQDDHALVVEALREL; this is encoded by the coding sequence ATGAGCGAACTTGATGTCCCCGCTGCCGTAGCCGAGGTCGAGGCCCAGGAGGCCGAGCTGGTGCTGACCACGTTCACGCACGAGCAGGCGTGGGCCCTTGGCGCCCGGCTCGTCGAGCTGGCCACCGAGCGCGCGCTGCCCGTCACTATCGACATCCGCAAAGGGACCCAGCAGGTGTTCCACGCAGCGCGCCCCGGTACGACGCCGGACAACGACTCGTGGATCGAGCGCAAGGTAGCGGTGGTGTACCGGTTCGGGGCCTCGTCCTACCTGGTGGGGCTGCGCGCCAGGGCCAAGGGGTCGGACTTCAATACCGTCCACGGCCTGCCGCTCCAGGAGTACGCCGCCCACGGGGGCGCGTTCCCGGTGCGGGTCGCGGGCGTGGGCATCGTCGGCGTCGTCACCGTGTCCGGCCTGGCGCAGCAGGACGACCACGCCCTGGTGGTCGAGGCCCTGCGCGAGCTGTAG